One genomic segment of Pseudomonas sp. RU47 includes these proteins:
- a CDS encoding SDR family oxidoreductase: protein MDKVIVITGGGRGIGAATALLAAGQGYRICINYQSDEQAAQSVLEQVRALGAQAIAVRADVSIEDEVIALFQRVDSELGRVTALVNNAGTVGQKSRVDEMSEFRILKIMKTNVLAPILCAKHAILRMSPKHGGQGGSIVNVSSVASRLGSPNEYVDYAASKGALDTFTIGLSKEVAGEGIRVNAVRPGYIYTDFHALSGDPDRVSKLESAIPMARGGRPDEVAEAIVWLLSDKASYATGTFVDLGGGR from the coding sequence ATGGATAAAGTCATTGTGATCACCGGTGGCGGACGCGGAATTGGCGCCGCGACGGCGCTGTTGGCTGCCGGGCAAGGCTATCGGATCTGCATCAACTATCAGTCGGATGAACAGGCTGCGCAAAGCGTGCTGGAGCAAGTCCGTGCCTTGGGTGCACAGGCCATCGCGGTGCGGGCCGATGTCAGCATCGAAGACGAGGTGATCGCGCTGTTCCAGCGGGTCGACAGCGAACTGGGCCGCGTCACCGCTTTGGTGAACAACGCTGGCACCGTCGGACAAAAGTCGCGAGTCGACGAAATGTCCGAATTCCGTATCCTCAAAATCATGAAAACCAATGTCCTGGCGCCGATCCTCTGCGCCAAGCACGCGATCCTGCGCATGTCGCCCAAGCACGGCGGGCAGGGTGGCAGTATCGTCAACGTGTCGTCGGTGGCTTCGCGTCTCGGCTCGCCGAACGAATACGTCGATTACGCCGCGTCCAAAGGTGCACTCGATACCTTCACCATCGGTTTGTCCAAGGAAGTGGCGGGCGAGGGAATTCGCGTCAACGCGGTGCGTCCGGGTTACATCTATACCGATTTCCATGCCTTGAGCGGCGATCCGGATCGGGTCAGCAAGCTGGAGTCGGCGATTCCGATGGCCCGTGGCGGGCGCCCGGATGAGGTGGCGGAGGCGATTGTCTGGTTGTTGTCGGATAAGGCTTCGTATGCGACCGGGACGTTTGTTGATTTGGGGGGTGGGCGTTAA
- a CDS encoding putative bifunctional diguanylate cyclase/phosphodiesterase → MLIGSYSSTLVFISLCVAILASYTALDLTGRIATAKGRAVHFWTAGGAFAMGIGVWSMHFIGMLAFKLPIDLGYDISLTVLSLLIAVLSCGFALWLVSQPKLPMLQLALGALIMGSGISAMHYTGMAAMRMTPGIDYDPTLFGASLLIAVGASAAALWIAFRLRQHSPYVRLIRGGAAIIMGIAIVGMHYTGMAAAQFPDGSFCGATVNGLKGNGLDSLVLITTLAVLSIALLTSILDARLEARTADLAHSLTVANRELTQLALHDTLTGLPNRMLLDDRINQAMKKVHEQGGCFALMFIDLDGFKPVNDAFGHHMGDQLLREVGLRLREDLRGPDTLARIGGDEFVLLVRLTEPNDALGLAARQVGLIAQSFRVAEHDLQISASVGIALYPGNGQNAQELLMNADAAMYHAKGGGKNGYSFFDASMNNNARKQLQLLQDLRAALEHSQFSLHYQPKFDAANGRPVGAEALLRWQHPTHGMLMPDKFIELAEKTGLIIPIGEWVLNEACRQMREWYVLGYTDWRIAVNLSALQFCHTGLVRSVAKALATHHLPANSLTLEITETTAMSDADASMTVLQELSDMGVDLSIDDFGTGYSSLMYLKRLPANELKIDRGFVRDLEHDSDDAAIVSAIVALGQALGLRIVAEGVETGVQQEFLTQLGCDSLQGYLLGHPMPAEKFMQDIARGEQLAVV, encoded by the coding sequence ATGCTCATCGGTAGTTATTCCTCCACCCTGGTTTTCATTTCGTTGTGTGTGGCGATTCTCGCTTCGTACACCGCGCTCGACCTCACCGGTCGCATCGCCACGGCCAAGGGCCGTGCCGTGCATTTCTGGACGGCGGGGGGAGCGTTCGCCATGGGCATCGGCGTCTGGTCGATGCATTTCATTGGCATGCTCGCCTTCAAACTGCCGATTGATCTCGGCTATGACATCAGTCTGACCGTGCTGTCGCTGCTGATCGCCGTGTTGTCCTGCGGGTTCGCGCTGTGGCTGGTCAGCCAGCCGAAACTGCCAATGCTGCAACTGGCATTGGGTGCGTTGATCATGGGCAGCGGGATCAGCGCCATGCATTACACCGGCATGGCGGCGATGCGCATGACGCCCGGCATTGATTACGACCCGACGCTGTTCGGCGCCTCGTTGCTGATTGCCGTCGGTGCGTCGGCGGCGGCGCTGTGGATCGCCTTCCGCTTGCGTCAGCATTCTCCCTATGTGCGTCTGATTCGCGGCGGCGCGGCGATCATCATGGGCATCGCGATTGTCGGCATGCATTACACCGGCATGGCTGCTGCGCAATTCCCTGATGGCAGTTTCTGTGGTGCCACCGTCAATGGCTTGAAAGGCAATGGCCTCGACAGCCTGGTGTTGATCACCACGTTGGCGGTGCTGTCGATTGCCTTGCTGACCTCGATTCTCGACGCACGCCTCGAAGCGCGCACCGCCGATCTCGCGCACTCGTTGACCGTGGCCAACCGCGAACTCACCCAGCTGGCCCTGCACGACACCCTGACCGGGCTGCCGAACCGTATGCTGCTGGACGACCGCATTAATCAGGCAATGAAAAAGGTCCATGAGCAGGGCGGCTGTTTTGCCTTGATGTTCATCGATCTGGACGGCTTCAAACCGGTTAACGATGCGTTTGGTCATCACATGGGCGATCAGTTGCTGCGTGAAGTGGGGTTGCGTCTGCGTGAAGACTTGCGCGGCCCGGACACGCTGGCGCGGATCGGTGGCGATGAATTCGTGTTGTTGGTGCGCCTCACCGAACCCAATGACGCTTTGGGGTTGGCGGCCCGTCAGGTCGGCTTGATCGCGCAATCGTTCCGCGTCGCCGAGCATGACTTGCAGATCTCCGCCAGCGTCGGCATCGCCCTGTATCCGGGCAATGGCCAGAACGCGCAGGAACTGCTGATGAACGCCGACGCAGCGATGTACCACGCCAAGGGCGGCGGCAAAAACGGCTACAGCTTTTTCGATGCGTCGATGAACAACAACGCACGCAAGCAGTTGCAGTTGTTGCAGGACCTGCGTGCGGCACTTGAGCACAGCCAGTTCAGCTTGCACTACCAACCCAAGTTCGATGCCGCCAATGGCCGTCCGGTCGGCGCTGAAGCGCTGTTGCGTTGGCAGCACCCGACCCACGGCATGCTGATGCCGGACAAGTTCATCGAACTGGCCGAGAAAACCGGTCTGATCATTCCGATCGGTGAATGGGTGCTCAACGAAGCCTGCCGGCAGATGCGCGAGTGGTACGTGCTCGGTTACACCGATTGGCGCATCGCGGTGAATCTGTCGGCGTTGCAGTTTTGCCACACAGGGCTGGTACGCAGCGTGGCCAAGGCGCTGGCCACCCACCACTTGCCGGCCAACAGCCTGACCCTGGAAATCACCGAAACCACGGCAATGAGCGATGCCGATGCGAGCATGACGGTGTTGCAGGAGTTGTCGGACATGGGCGTCGATCTGTCGATCGATGACTTCGGCACGGGTTATTCCAGTCTGATGTATCTCAAGCGTTTGCCAGCCAATGAGCTGAAGATCGACCGTGGGTTTGTGCGCGATCTTGAGCATGACAGCGACGATGCGGCGATTGTCTCGGCGATTGTTGCGTTGGGGCAGGCGCTCGGTTTGCGCATTGTCGCGGAAGGCGTGGAAACCGGCGTGCAGCAGGAATTTCTGACGCAGTTGGGTTGTGATTCGTTGCAGGGGTATCTGCTGGGGCATCCGATGCCGGCGGAAAAATTCATGCAGGATATTGCGCGGGGTGAGCAGTTAGCGGTGGTCTGA
- a CDS encoding DUF3203 family protein: MPLRVDESNPEQKVCFFTVEHGEEIRICDTLEVRTDSEKSMSFVEIEGRRVYITEAEADELTVAGAKDGRKHLKADESGSVI, from the coding sequence ATGCCTCTTCGAGTCGATGAATCCAACCCCGAGCAAAAAGTGTGTTTTTTCACCGTCGAACACGGCGAGGAAATTCGCATTTGCGACACCCTGGAAGTCAGGACGGACAGCGAAAAATCCATGTCATTCGTGGAAATAGAAGGCCGCCGCGTTTACATCACCGAGGCAGAAGCCGACGAATTGACCGTCGCAGGCGCCAAGGACGGCCGCAAGCATTTGAAGGCCGACGAGAGTGGTTCGGTGATTTGA
- the mapR gene encoding GntR family transcriptional regulator MpaR (MapR regulates genes involved in Pseudomonas quinolone signal (PQS) production and anthranilate metabolism) codes for MKRYEKFADDIAELIRSGVLGPGQRVPSVRYASQTYGVSPSTVFQAYYLLERRGLIRARPRSGYFVNTHAPSPFSEPVISSHVNDSTEVDVSELVFSVLDSIKDPSTIPFGSAFPSPTLFPLQRLSRSLASAAREMDPRMVVTDMSPGNPQLRRQIALRYMVGGLMLPMEELLITNGALEALNLCLQAVTEPGDLVAIEAPAFYASLQVLERLKLKAVEIPVHPRDGIDLGVLAQTLERHPIKACWCMTSFQNPMGATMPEAKKQELVELLRRHQVPLIEDDVYAELYYGQQAPKPAKAFDTEGLVMHCGSFAKSLAPGYRIGWVAAGRYAQKIERLKLMTSLCASMPAQAAIADYLQHGGYDRHLRKLRYALEEQQSAMLAAIARYFPAQTRVSQPAGGYFLWLELPPQMDSLKLFQMALAQGISIAPGPIFSPTQRFRNCIRLNYGSPWTEDSEKAMETLGRIVRSF; via the coding sequence ATGAAACGCTACGAAAAATTCGCCGACGACATCGCTGAACTGATCCGCTCCGGCGTCCTCGGCCCCGGCCAGCGCGTGCCTTCGGTGCGCTACGCCAGCCAGACCTACGGTGTCAGCCCGTCCACGGTGTTCCAGGCCTACTACCTGCTCGAACGCCGCGGCCTGATCCGCGCGCGGCCGCGCTCCGGTTACTTCGTCAACACCCACGCGCCGAGCCCGTTTTCCGAGCCGGTGATCAGTAGCCACGTCAACGACTCCACCGAAGTCGACGTCAGCGAACTGGTGTTCTCGGTCCTCGATTCGATCAAAGATCCGAGCACGATCCCCTTCGGCTCGGCATTCCCCAGCCCGACGCTGTTCCCGCTGCAACGCCTGTCGCGCTCGCTGGCCAGCGCCGCCCGCGAGATGGACCCGCGCATGGTCGTCACCGACATGTCGCCGGGCAATCCGCAACTGCGCCGGCAAATCGCTCTGCGCTACATGGTCGGCGGCCTGATGCTGCCGATGGAAGAACTGCTGATCACCAACGGCGCCCTCGAAGCGCTGAACCTGTGCTTGCAAGCCGTGACCGAACCCGGCGATCTGGTGGCAATCGAGGCCCCGGCGTTCTACGCCAGCCTGCAAGTACTGGAACGGCTGAAACTCAAAGCCGTGGAAATCCCCGTGCACCCGCGCGATGGCATCGACCTCGGCGTGCTAGCGCAAACCCTGGAACGCCATCCGATCAAGGCCTGCTGGTGCATGACCAGTTTCCAGAACCCGATGGGCGCCACCATGCCCGAGGCGAAGAAACAGGAATTGGTCGAACTGCTGCGCCGCCACCAAGTGCCGCTGATCGAAGACGATGTCTACGCCGAACTCTATTACGGCCAACAGGCACCGAAACCGGCCAAGGCCTTCGACACCGAAGGCCTGGTGATGCATTGCGGCTCGTTCGCCAAAAGCCTGGCCCCCGGTTACCGCATCGGCTGGGTCGCCGCCGGGCGTTATGCGCAGAAAATCGAACGGCTGAAACTGATGACCTCGCTGTGTGCCTCGATGCCCGCGCAGGCAGCGATTGCCGACTATCTGCAACACGGCGGCTACGACCGTCACTTACGCAAATTGCGTTACGCCCTCGAAGAACAGCAGAGCGCGATGCTCGCCGCGATTGCCCGTTATTTCCCGGCGCAGACGCGGGTCAGCCAACCCGCAGGTGGTTACTTCCTGTGGCTGGAATTGCCACCGCAGATGGATTCATTGAAGCTGTTTCAGATGGCACTGGCGCAAGGCATCAGCATTGCCCCGGGGCCGATTTTCTCGCCGACGCAGCGGTTCAGGAACTGTATTCGTCTGAACTATGGCAGCCCTTGGACTGAGGATTCGGAGAAGGCCATGGAGACGTTGGGGCGGATTGTGCGGTCGTTCTGA
- a CDS encoding MgtC/SapB family protein, which produces MNAWWHEVWETLQAEFADVGDASQLTRITVRLLMAAILGGILGFEREHKGKAAGVRTHMLVALGAALFVLVPQTSGAESDAMSRVVQGVIAGIGFLCAGTILKNKEGDEGHVKGLTTAAGLWMTAAIGVAAGLGREATALLSTFLALGIFSVMPRIVKLFEKEEEKTDDH; this is translated from the coding sequence ATGAACGCGTGGTGGCATGAAGTGTGGGAAACCCTGCAGGCGGAGTTCGCCGACGTTGGCGATGCTTCGCAATTGACGCGCATTACCGTGCGCCTGCTGATGGCAGCGATTCTGGGCGGCATTCTCGGGTTCGAGCGTGAGCACAAGGGCAAGGCTGCAGGGGTGCGCACGCATATGTTGGTGGCGCTGGGGGCGGCGTTGTTTGTACTGGTGCCACAGACGTCCGGGGCCGAGTCCGATGCGATGAGTCGCGTGGTGCAAGGGGTGATTGCCGGGATCGGTTTTCTCTGTGCCGGGACTATCCTGAAAAACAAGGAAGGCGATGAGGGCCATGTCAAAGGTCTGACCACGGCTGCCGGGCTGTGGATGACGGCGGCCATTGGTGTCGCGGCCGGCCTTGGCCGGGAAGCCACGGCGCTGCTCAGTACCTTTCTGGCGCTGGGGATTTTCAGCGTGATGCCGCGCATCGTAAAACTCTTCGAAAAAGAAGAGGAGAAGACTGATGATCACTGA
- the ccoG gene encoding cytochrome c oxidase accessory protein CcoG, translating into MSEQIPVRTVEASPTIKSVPARPMKATARSSDNQIHTRSFTGLFRTLRMSGAGFLFVLFFGTVWLNWGGRQAVLWDLSESKFHIFGATFWPQDFILLSALLIIAAFGLFAITVFAGRVWCGYTCPQSSWTWIFMWCEKITEGERNQRIKLQAAPWNLNKLARRAAKHTLWLAISVLTGLTFVGYFTPIRPLAEELLTLQIGGVSLFWVLFFTAATYINAGWLREAVCMHMCPYARFQSVMFDKDTLAISYDVARGENRGPRKRDVKPLEAGLGDCIDCQLCVQVCPTGIDIRDGLQMECIGCAACIDACDSIMDKMNYPRGLIRYSSERELQGGKTHLLRPRLIGYSVVLVAMIGALALALVERPMVSLDVTKDRGLFRENGQGQIENIYSLKVINKTQQRQDYNLSLVDGDGFQLQGKTELSLAPGEIVDVPVSVAMTTERPASSSQTLSFKIADSDEPEVYSVAKSRFVAPMNR; encoded by the coding sequence ATGAGCGAACAAATCCCCGTCCGAACCGTAGAAGCATCTCCAACTATCAAAAGTGTGCCCGCACGCCCAATGAAGGCGACGGCCAGGTCCAGCGACAACCAGATCCACACCCGCAGCTTCACCGGCCTGTTCCGCACCCTGCGCATGAGCGGCGCGGGTTTTCTGTTCGTGTTGTTTTTCGGCACCGTGTGGCTGAACTGGGGCGGGCGTCAGGCAGTGCTCTGGGATCTTTCCGAAAGTAAATTCCACATCTTCGGCGCGACGTTCTGGCCACAGGATTTCATCCTGCTGTCCGCGCTGCTGATCATCGCCGCGTTCGGCCTGTTCGCCATCACCGTGTTTGCCGGCCGGGTCTGGTGCGGCTACACCTGTCCGCAGAGTTCGTGGACGTGGATCTTCATGTGGTGCGAGAAAATCACCGAAGGCGAACGCAACCAACGGATCAAACTGCAAGCCGCGCCGTGGAACCTGAACAAACTGGCGCGCCGTGCGGCCAAGCACACCCTGTGGCTGGCGATCAGCGTGCTGACCGGCCTGACCTTCGTCGGTTATTTCACCCCGATCCGGCCATTGGCCGAAGAACTGCTGACCCTGCAAATTGGCGGCGTCAGTCTGTTCTGGGTGCTGTTCTTCACTGCTGCCACCTACATCAACGCCGGTTGGTTACGTGAGGCGGTGTGCATGCACATGTGCCCGTATGCGCGGTTCCAGAGCGTGATGTTCGACAAGGACACCCTGGCGATTTCCTATGACGTGGCCCGTGGCGAAAACCGTGGCCCGCGTAAACGCGACGTGAAACCGCTGGAAGCAGGCCTGGGCGATTGCATCGACTGTCAGTTGTGCGTGCAGGTCTGCCCGACCGGCATCGACATCCGCGACGGCTTGCAGATGGAGTGCATCGGCTGTGCCGCGTGCATCGACGCCTGCGACTCGATCATGGACAAAATGAACTACCCGCGCGGTTTGATCCGCTACAGTTCCGAGCGCGAATTGCAGGGTGGCAAAACCCATCTGCTGCGGCCGCGTTTGATCGGCTACAGCGTGGTGCTGGTGGCGATGATTGGCGCGCTGGCATTGGCGCTGGTGGAGCGGCCGATGGTCTCGCTGGACGTGACCAAGGATCGCGGCTTGTTCCGTGAAAACGGTCAGGGCCAGATCGAAAACATCTATAGCCTCAAAGTCATCAACAAGACCCAGCAACGCCAGGACTACAACCTGAGCCTGGTCGACGGCGACGGCTTCCAGTTGCAAGGCAAGACCGAACTGAGCCTGGCCCCGGGTGAGATTGTCGATGTGCCGGTGTCGGTGGCGATGACCACGGAACGCCCGGCCAGCAGCTCGCAGACCTTGAGTTTCAAGATTGCCGACAGCGATGAGCCTGAGGTTTATAGCGTGGCGAAGAGCAGGTTTGTGGCGCCGATGAATCGCTGA
- a CDS encoding alpha-1,4-glucan--maltose-1-phosphate maltosyltransferase has translation MTAEKPSELSYNPHMPLSQALLLPRIVIENTMPTLDGGQFAVKSIAGREVVVTSKVFADGHDKLAVRIRWREEGEETWQSEVMADQGNNGWQGQFRPEHQGRYLYCIEAWIDQFASFQYELEKKHNAAVPVSLELQEGRSMVQQAAERSEGQLSEQLAALHHELSGLLETEQVALFLHSRSAQLMAEADHRAYLSVSAEFPMDVERELAEFASWYELFPRSITDDPHRHGTFNDVHSRLPMIQDMGFDVLYFTPIHPIGRAHRKGRNNSLTAGPDDPGSPYAIGSEEGGHEAIHSQLGTREDFRRLVAAAADHGLEIALDFAIQCSQDHPWLKQHPGWFNWRPDGTIKYAENPPKKYQDIVNVDFYAPEAIPSLWIELRDIVIGWVEEGVKIFRVDNPHTKPLPFWQWLIADVRALYPEVIFLAEAFTTPAMMARLGKVGYTQSYTYFTWRNSKAELATYFTELNESPWRECYRPNFFVNTPDINPAFLHESGRPGFLIRAALATMGSGLWGMYSGFELCEAAPVPGKEEYLDSEKYEIRVRDFTAPGNIIAEIAQLNRIRRQNPALHTHLGLKVYNAWNDNILYFGKRSFDGSNFILVAVSLDPHNVQEANFELPLWEMGLPDDATTHGEDLMNGHRWDWHGKYQFMRLDPAYQPFGIWRITAT, from the coding sequence ATGACTGCTGAAAAACCTTCGGAACTGAGCTACAACCCGCACATGCCGCTGTCGCAGGCACTGCTGCTGCCGCGCATTGTCATCGAAAACACCATGCCGACGCTTGATGGCGGGCAGTTCGCCGTGAAGTCGATTGCCGGCCGCGAAGTGGTGGTCACCAGCAAGGTGTTTGCCGACGGCCACGACAAACTCGCCGTGCGCATCCGCTGGCGCGAGGAAGGCGAGGAGACCTGGCAAAGCGAAGTGATGGCCGATCAGGGCAATAACGGCTGGCAAGGCCAGTTCCGCCCTGAACATCAGGGGCGCTACCTGTATTGCATCGAAGCGTGGATCGATCAATTCGCCAGTTTCCAGTATGAACTGGAGAAGAAGCACAACGCTGCCGTGCCCGTTTCGCTCGAGCTGCAAGAAGGCCGCAGCATGGTGCAACAGGCCGCTGAACGCAGCGAAGGCCAACTGAGCGAGCAGCTCGCAGCGTTGCACCATGAACTCTCCGGGCTGCTCGAAACCGAGCAAGTTGCGCTGTTTCTGCACTCGCGCAGTGCGCAACTGATGGCCGAGGCCGATCATCGGGCTTACTTGAGCGTCAGCGCCGAATTCCCCATGGACGTCGAGCGCGAACTCGCCGAGTTTGCCAGTTGGTACGAACTGTTTCCGCGCTCGATCACTGACGATCCCCACCGCCACGGCACCTTTAACGACGTGCACTCGCGTCTGCCGATGATTCAGGACATGGGCTTCGACGTGCTGTACTTCACGCCGATCCACCCGATCGGTCGCGCCCATCGCAAGGGCCGCAATAATTCCCTGACCGCCGGCCCCGATGATCCGGGCAGCCCTTATGCGATTGGCAGTGAGGAGGGCGGTCACGAGGCGATCCACTCGCAGCTCGGCACCCGCGAAGACTTCCGCCGACTGGTCGCCGCTGCTGCCGATCATGGCCTGGAAATCGCCCTCGACTTCGCCATCCAGTGTTCCCAGGATCACCCGTGGCTCAAACAGCATCCGGGCTGGTTCAACTGGCGCCCGGACGGCACGATCAAATACGCGGAAAACCCGCCGAAGAAATACCAGGACATCGTCAACGTCGACTTCTATGCGCCGGAGGCGATTCCGAGTCTGTGGATCGAGTTGCGTGACATCGTCATCGGCTGGGTCGAGGAGGGCGTGAAAATCTTCCGCGTCGACAATCCGCACACCAAACCGCTGCCGTTCTGGCAATGGCTGATCGCTGATGTGCGGGCGCTGTACCCGGAAGTGATCTTCCTCGCCGAGGCCTTCACCACGCCGGCAATGATGGCGCGGCTGGGCAAGGTCGGGTACACGCAGAGCTACACCTATTTCACCTGGCGCAACAGCAAGGCTGAGCTGGCGACGTATTTCACTGAACTGAATGAATCGCCATGGCGCGAGTGCTACCGGCCGAATTTCTTTGTGAATACCCCAGACATCAACCCGGCGTTTCTGCACGAGTCAGGCCGCCCCGGCTTCTTGATTCGCGCGGCGCTGGCGACCATGGGCTCGGGGCTGTGGGGCATGTATTCGGGGTTCGAATTGTGTGAGGCGGCCCCAGTGCCGGGCAAGGAGGAATACCTCGACTCGGAGAAATACGAGATCCGCGTCCGCGACTTCACCGCGCCCGGCAACATCATTGCCGAGATCGCCCAGCTCAACCGCATTCGTCGGCAGAACCCGGCGTTGCACACGCACCTGGGCCTGAAGGTCTACAACGCTTGGAACGACAATATTCTGTATTTCGGCAAGCGCAGTTTTGACGGCAGCAATTTCATTCTGGTGGCGGTCAGCCTTGATCCGCACAACGTGCAGGAGGCGAATTTCGAACTGCCATTGTGGGAAATGGGCCTGCCCGACGACGCGACGACCCATGGCGAAGACTTGATGAACGGGCATCGCTGGGACTGGCATGGCAAATACCAGTTCATGCGCCTGGACCCGGCGTATCAGCCGTTCGGCATCTGGAGAATCACCGCTACGTAA